In Dermacentor silvarum isolate Dsil-2018 chromosome 2, BIME_Dsil_1.4, whole genome shotgun sequence, the following proteins share a genomic window:
- the LOC119441690 gene encoding uncharacterized protein LOC119441690 translates to MTLFFPVQVSEREARPENVRQSPSKFIMKAVLWLTFLALTTVAYAATVVPPGEFKVSPLAGENKVDVAVKAGKKLEVLGRVMQGKLPESSAEAQREVADALEALAAGEVALDKESSEYWVGVVVRGVIGGAVAHGIDRWKRRKG, encoded by the exons ATGACTCTCTTTTTTCCTGTTCAAGTCAGCGAAAGGGAAGCACGGCCGGAAAACGTACGGCAGTCACCTAGTAAG TTCATCATGAAAGCCGTTCTGTGGCTGACGTTCCTGGCCCTTACAACGGTAGCCT ATGCGGCCACAGT TGTTCCACCTGGTGAATTCAAGGTGTCACCGCTGGCTGGAG aAAACAAAGTAGATGTGGCTGTGAAAGCGGGCAAGAAACTTGAAGTTCTCGGACGTGTGATGCAAGGCAAATTGCCTGAAAGCAGCGCCGAAGCTCAGAGGGAAGTTGCCGATGCACTTGAAGCGCTCGCTGCTGGAGAAGTGGCCCTAGACAAAGAGTCCTCCGAGTACTGGGTGGGTGTCGTGGTGCGTGGAGTCATCGGGGGCGCTGTTGCCCACGGCATCGACAGGTGGAAGCGCAGGAAGGGTTAA